Proteins encoded together in one Desulfosporosinus meridiei DSM 13257 window:
- a CDS encoding siphovirus ReqiPepy6 Gp37-like family protein, with product MMDLYIYNSDLNLLGVMDNFTSLQWNRRYSKCGDFELHCSLDAYTLDMLQRGNVVWKNNDDEAGYIEFRQMDQDVEGKEILVVKGKFLSAYLNRRIVWGQEILQSTAENAMRTLVNKHSITPTDNKRIIPNLSLGTLKGYSQTVNYQVSYKNLLDEIENLCSLSDLGYRVSFDTSNKKLVFDVYAGLDRSINQSVNPRAVFSKEFENILTQQYTESINNYRDTALVGGMGEGTARKLVTVGSSTGLNRFEDFVDAKDLTNVVNGVTLSDADYLKTLTERGNSKLSEGVENRTFDSVINLNANLVYKTDFDLGDIVTCVRKKWGVTINARITEIQEVYEEAGVRINVTFGNSIPTLLDKIKQKMR from the coding sequence ATGATGGATTTGTATATCTACAATTCAGACCTTAACCTTTTGGGGGTTATGGATAATTTCACGTCCTTGCAGTGGAATCGCCGTTATTCTAAATGCGGCGATTTCGAGCTGCATTGTTCTTTAGATGCTTACACACTTGATATGCTCCAAAGGGGGAATGTCGTTTGGAAGAATAACGATGATGAAGCAGGGTACATTGAATTCAGGCAAATGGATCAAGACGTGGAAGGTAAAGAAATTCTCGTCGTTAAGGGAAAATTTCTCTCGGCCTATCTGAACAGACGCATTGTATGGGGCCAGGAGATACTTCAGAGCACAGCAGAAAATGCCATGAGAACCCTTGTAAACAAGCACAGCATTACTCCAACGGATAATAAAAGAATCATACCAAACCTTAGTTTAGGCACCTTAAAAGGCTATTCTCAAACAGTTAACTATCAAGTGAGTTATAAAAACCTCTTGGATGAAATTGAGAACCTATGCTCACTCTCTGATTTGGGATATAGGGTTAGCTTTGATACATCCAATAAAAAGTTAGTGTTCGATGTGTACGCGGGATTAGATCGTTCCATAAATCAAAGCGTTAATCCGCGGGCGGTCTTCAGTAAAGAGTTTGAGAACATTCTCACGCAACAGTATACCGAGAGCATCAATAACTATCGGGATACAGCCCTTGTAGGGGGTATGGGTGAAGGTACAGCTAGAAAGCTCGTAACCGTTGGATCCTCCACAGGGTTAAACCGATTCGAGGACTTTGTGGACGCCAAGGATCTTACGAACGTTGTTAATGGCGTAACTTTGTCGGATGCAGATTATTTGAAAACTTTAACGGAGCGAGGTAATTCTAAGCTCTCTGAAGGAGTAGAGAACCGAACCTTTGACAGTGTCATAAATCTAAATGCTAACCTGGTTTACAAAACTGACTTTGATCTTGGGGATATAGTGACTTGTGTTCGTAAAAAATGGGGCGTTACTATAAATGCACGAATCACTGAAATTCAAGAGGTCTACGAGGAAGCTGGAGTAAGGATTAATGTCACCTTTGGAAACAGCATCCCAACATTACTCGATAAAATCAAACAGAAAATGAGGTGA
- a CDS encoding cell wall-binding repeat-containing protein — translation MVKVRPSRPRLRNRFYVLALLFTLLFQMIFIGNVFASPSNHRIAGYTQYDTSANIAKEGWTQSDYAVLAYGENFPDALAAAPLAKKYNAPILLTEKQALTPVIKQTLQSLNVKNAFIVGGTAVVSSNVENELKAMGVTVSRFAGNDQYDTAIEIAKQLGSVQEISVVTGNDFTDALSIASVSAVKNVPIILVPSDYIPESVSSYLSSNTKITRSNIVGNSYQISESVSSRFPYPERISGNDKYARNIAILRHFDSNYNFSTIFMATGNGFADALSGTAYAAKISAPIVLVDKNTLSSNTQEYLRTKVSSSKDLAILGGEAVISSSLVSSILGSSSATVPSGQDLKVSFINVGQGDSILIQTPKGKNVLIDGGKTDQTTTIENYLKSVGVSTVDYVIATHADSDHIGSLDSVIKDFTIGKVYMPNVTNNTYTFEDLLAAMQSKSLTFNLAKAGVALDLETGIEANFVGPTKDSYDEGNEFSAVLQLKYGSTSFLFTGDAEAGSEKDMIASGVNLKSTVLKVGHHGSNSSTSEAFLDAVNPKYAVISVGSNSYGHPTDEILNRLSQHGVSVYRTDISGTIVATTNGTSVSFNTNPSVTPTTPSTPATSPVSSDSVKITSIDLGAEVVSISNAGPHEVDLTGWKLISEQGSQTFAFPSGTKIPVGGSLMIVSGPNAAAGANTLLWTQSNIWNNSGDPGTLYNSQGQVVSRYPQ, via the coding sequence GTGGTAAAAGTACGGCCAAGCAGGCCAAGATTAAGAAATCGTTTTTATGTATTAGCACTTCTATTCACATTGCTCTTTCAAATGATCTTTATCGGGAACGTTTTCGCCTCCCCATCTAATCATCGAATAGCCGGCTACACTCAATACGATACCTCTGCAAACATTGCCAAAGAAGGATGGACCCAATCTGATTATGCAGTCTTGGCCTATGGTGAGAACTTTCCTGATGCCTTAGCTGCAGCACCGTTGGCCAAAAAATACAACGCGCCGATCCTTCTAACCGAGAAACAAGCCCTTACTCCAGTAATCAAACAAACTCTACAGAGCCTAAATGTAAAAAATGCCTTTATCGTAGGCGGCACCGCAGTGGTTTCTTCAAATGTTGAAAATGAACTAAAGGCAATGGGGGTTACCGTTAGTAGGTTCGCCGGCAATGACCAATACGACACCGCTATAGAGATCGCCAAACAATTGGGTTCCGTTCAAGAAATTTCTGTTGTTACGGGTAATGACTTTACTGATGCATTATCTATTGCCTCAGTAAGTGCTGTAAAAAATGTACCAATTATTTTAGTCCCTAGTGATTACATTCCCGAGAGTGTAAGTTCATATTTAAGCTCAAATACAAAAATAACAAGATCAAACATTGTTGGCAATTCATATCAGATTAGCGAGTCAGTATCAAGCAGGTTTCCTTACCCTGAAAGAATATCCGGAAACGATAAATATGCAAGAAACATCGCCATTTTGAGACACTTCGATTCCAACTATAACTTTAGTACCATCTTCATGGCTACAGGTAATGGATTTGCTGATGCTCTTTCAGGAACTGCTTATGCGGCAAAAATTTCGGCTCCAATAGTTTTGGTTGATAAGAATACTCTTTCTAGTAATACTCAAGAATATTTAAGGACTAAGGTATCTTCATCTAAAGATCTAGCTATTCTCGGCGGCGAGGCTGTCATTTCCAGTTCATTAGTAAGCTCAATCCTTGGATCATCATCAGCTACAGTCCCCAGTGGACAGGATCTGAAAGTATCTTTTATAAACGTTGGCCAGGGAGATTCCATCCTAATACAAACACCCAAAGGGAAGAATGTCTTGATCGACGGAGGTAAAACCGATCAAACCACGACCATTGAAAACTACTTAAAGTCTGTCGGAGTATCCACTGTCGATTATGTCATTGCAACACATGCTGATTCCGACCACATCGGAAGTCTTGATTCCGTCATCAAAGACTTTACTATCGGCAAGGTTTACATGCCCAACGTAACTAATAACACCTATACTTTTGAGGACTTATTGGCCGCTATGCAATCAAAGAGTTTAACCTTTAACCTAGCAAAGGCTGGTGTCGCCCTAGATCTTGAAACTGGCATAGAGGCAAATTTCGTTGGGCCAACTAAAGACTCATATGACGAGGGAAATGAGTTTTCTGCAGTCCTTCAATTAAAATATGGTTCAACCAGTTTTCTCTTTACCGGCGACGCTGAAGCTGGATCCGAGAAGGATATGATAGCATCCGGAGTCAATCTTAAAAGCACAGTACTTAAAGTTGGCCACCACGGATCAAACTCTTCAACATCGGAAGCATTCCTTGATGCAGTTAATCCGAAATACGCCGTCATCTCAGTAGGATCTAATAGTTATGGGCACCCCACCGATGAAATCCTAAATCGTTTAAGTCAGCATGGAGTTAGTGTTTATAGAACAGATATATCTGGAACAATTGTAGCCACTACCAACGGAACTTCAGTTTCATTTAACACTAATCCATCCGTTACGCCAACTACTCCTTCTACTCCTGCAACATCTCCTGTGTCTTCTGATTCCGTTAAAATTACAAGTATTGACTTAGGTGCGGAAGTTGTATCTATTAGTAACGCGGGACCCCACGAGGTTGATCTGACAGGTTGGAAACTCATAAGTGAGCAAGGTTCACAAACCTTTGCATTCCCATCCGGCACAAAGATTCCGGTTGGTGGTTCTTTAATGATTGTAAGTGGCCCTAACGCAGCAGCAGGTGCTAATACTCTACTTTGGACGCAGAGTAATATATGGAATAACAGTGGGGATCCCGGAACATTATATAATTCACAAGGTCAAGTCGTATCGAGATATCCCCAATAA
- a CDS encoding DUF262 domain-containing protein has product MRIIEKMQTEIKTSKWLIDARKNGTLVIDNSFQRNYVWSKRDQVKLVETILLGYSIPEIYLYNVSVDPNSGVMITSIIDGQQRIGSISDYINNEFALSSQYLSDSNASFSNKYFNELSVDEKKIIWSYPFTSRVINTEIDREHIVELFLRLNATDKTLNPQELRNAEFNGEFIKQAERIADLEFWKCIFTPSKTRRMLDIEFISQILVYFRFGIENELSQEAINQAYDMFNEKYDKKDEDYVRFTKIISALQDFVDTPVIDKFMKRVTHLYTLIIVLDYFLGKIPEYVKDESFKVRLQIFADAVINNNDSYIEESELGKINEYRQLSLEGTKRKDNRIKRVNLLKKFLTN; this is encoded by the coding sequence TTGAGAATAATTGAAAAAATGCAAACAGAGATCAAGACATCTAAATGGCTTATTGATGCACGAAAAAATGGAACGCTAGTAATTGATAACTCATTTCAAAGAAATTATGTTTGGTCAAAAAGGGATCAGGTTAAGCTTGTTGAGACCATTTTACTAGGATATTCAATTCCTGAGATATATTTATATAATGTATCTGTTGATCCTAACTCTGGCGTGATGATAACTAGCATTATCGACGGCCAACAACGTATAGGGTCAATTTCAGACTATATTAATAATGAGTTCGCCTTATCCTCGCAATATCTAAGCGATTCTAATGCATCGTTTTCAAATAAATACTTTAATGAATTAAGTGTAGATGAGAAAAAAATAATTTGGAGTTACCCCTTCACTTCAAGAGTGATTAATACAGAAATTGATAGAGAGCATATAGTGGAGTTGTTTTTAAGATTAAATGCAACAGATAAAACATTGAATCCTCAGGAACTTAGAAATGCCGAATTTAACGGAGAATTCATAAAACAAGCTGAAAGAATTGCCGATTTAGAATTTTGGAAGTGTATTTTTACACCAAGTAAAACTAGACGTATGCTTGATATTGAATTTATAAGTCAAATACTAGTTTATTTTAGATTTGGAATCGAAAACGAATTAAGCCAAGAGGCAATTAATCAAGCATACGATATGTTTAATGAAAAATATGATAAAAAAGATGAAGATTATGTAAGATTTACCAAAATAATTTCTGCATTACAAGATTTTGTAGATACTCCGGTAATTGATAAGTTTATGAAAAGGGTGACACACCTTTATACTTTGATAATAGTTTTGGATTATTTTTTGGGAAAAATTCCCGAATATGTTAAGGATGAATCATTCAAGGTTAGATTGCAAATTTTTGCAGATGCAGTAATTAATAATAACGACAGTTATATAGAAGAATCAGAATTAGGAAAAATTAACGAATATAGACAACTATCCTTAGAGGGAACTAAAAGAAAAGACAATCGTATAAAACGTGTAAATTTACTTAAAAAATTTCTGACTAATTAA
- a CDS encoding helix-turn-helix domain-containing protein — protein sequence MVENRLSEIMGRKRLKISDVVKGTELARNTVVELYHGRAKRVDLETLDKLCNFLDVGIGEIFEHKKDAGC from the coding sequence TTGGTCGAAAATAGATTGAGCGAAATCATGGGCCGCAAACGGCTTAAAATATCTGATGTGGTTAAGGGCACTGAGCTTGCGAGAAATACAGTTGTTGAGCTTTATCATGGCCGGGCTAAAAGGGTTGATCTCGAAACCTTAGATAAGCTCTGTAACTTTTTGGATGTTGGAATAGGTGAGATATTTGAGCACAAAAAAGACGCCGGGTGTTAG
- a CDS encoding N-acetylmuramoyl-L-alanine amidase family protein, whose translation MAELKIYDLVFDPGHGGPDPGAVGPTTKEKDNVLMLAKKTAAILEATGRFQVKFTRATDKDFCEPAPYNDDLDLKNRVKVANALGGDAFYSFHNNSAAVKAYGNEVYALAAGGEGEKMAKAIRARMALLGMVDRGVKYANWYVLKWTDMPAVLIEYGFINSEESVILAKIDQAALAIAQGIGDHFGVSVSANVIKKEVYEMKEAVLAHGIEDYLVPARRESIKLGNCAVFLRFDDKTPPADIYKAEHLTIVGGGSVGHPNETILSGKTWGDTAAAVSATGA comes from the coding sequence TTGGCTGAATTGAAAATATATGACCTGGTCTTCGACCCGGGCCACGGCGGCCCGGATCCGGGAGCAGTAGGCCCAACGACCAAGGAAAAGGATAACGTCTTAATGCTGGCCAAGAAAACGGCGGCGATCCTCGAAGCAACCGGCCGCTTCCAAGTAAAGTTCACTAGGGCTACAGATAAAGACTTCTGTGAGCCAGCACCATACAATGATGATCTCGACTTAAAGAATCGGGTAAAAGTGGCAAATGCCTTGGGCGGCGATGCATTCTATTCCTTCCATAATAACTCGGCAGCTGTGAAAGCTTACGGGAACGAAGTCTATGCTTTAGCAGCCGGTGGTGAAGGAGAGAAGATGGCCAAGGCTATCCGGGCGAGAATGGCTTTACTGGGAATGGTTGACCGCGGAGTTAAATATGCAAATTGGTATGTATTAAAGTGGACAGATATGCCGGCCGTGCTCATTGAGTACGGTTTTATTAATTCTGAGGAAAGCGTGATCTTAGCCAAAATAGATCAGGCTGCTCTGGCCATCGCTCAGGGGATTGGTGATCATTTTGGCGTAAGTGTCAGCGCGAATGTTATTAAAAAGGAGGTCTATGAGATGAAAGAGGCGGTCTTAGCTCATGGAATTGAGGATTACCTGGTACCGGCGCGAAGAGAGTCAATTAAGCTTGGAAACTGTGCAGTGTTTCTCAGGTTTGATGATAAAACTCCCCCGGCAGACATTTATAAGGCAGAGCATTTAACTATCGTTGGCGGGGGATCCGTTGGCCATCCAAACGAAACGATTCTCTCCGGAAAGACCTGGGGAGATACTGCAGCTGCAGTCAGCGCTACTGGAGCTTAA
- a CDS encoding aspartyl-phosphate phosphatase Spo0E family protein, whose amino-acid sequence MRELEEIMKQIEELRLSMVRIKDGKTTLTDQEVITASQMLDAVLNEYYKVLKSLVDKNKGV is encoded by the coding sequence ATGCGCGAGCTAGAGGAGATAATGAAGCAGATTGAAGAATTACGATTAAGTATGGTCAGGATAAAAGATGGGAAAACCACCCTCACGGATCAGGAAGTTATCACTGCAAGCCAGATGCTTGATGCGGTCTTGAATGAGTATTATAAAGTCTTAAAGTCGCTAGTAGATAAGAATAAGGGAGTGTAG
- a CDS encoding DUF3006 domain-containing protein, protein MIVVVDRFEGKFAVIEFPDRTTKDVPLDNLPSSLKPGDCLLFDDGKYSVAPEETEKRKAIIRDMMKSMWSDK, encoded by the coding sequence ATGATAGTTGTAGTTGATAGATTCGAAGGGAAATTTGCAGTAATTGAGTTTCCAGATCGAACAACAAAAGATGTTCCCTTAGATAATCTTCCAAGTAGCTTAAAACCAGGTGATTGCCTATTGTTTGATGATGGTAAATATTCAGTTGCACCTGAAGAGACTGAGAAGAGAAAAGCAATAATTAGGGATATGATGAAATCTATGTGGAGCGATAAATAG
- a CDS encoding serine/threonine protein kinase — protein MISPFLPPLLEAEVISLFPNLKSVDSLKPGAEGAVFKAIDNNSQREILLKIYGPDHQHRRTELEIAKLKEIDSPYLVTLYGSGKKVIRGLDCYYIITNFISGDNLQALLESGKKLSEQETIRLIHCISLAIEALWAVDVVHCDIKPENIILDTNGDFILIDLGLAKHLDADAESLTEYGIIFGTKGYLAPEQFLGRKNLTLRADLYALGIVAYQCLAGYHPYNFRQDIMLNTPIPKFPQEVNIINTLEKVIYKLTELRAFKRPKGWTEIFDILGVE, from the coding sequence ATGATTTCGCCTTTTTTGCCGCCTTTATTAGAGGCTGAAGTTATATCATTATTTCCTAACCTTAAATCTGTTGATAGTCTTAAGCCAGGGGCAGAAGGAGCTGTCTTTAAAGCAATTGATAATAACTCACAACGCGAAATTTTGTTGAAAATTTATGGTCCTGATCATCAGCATCGTAGAACTGAACTTGAAATTGCTAAATTGAAAGAAATTGATTCTCCTTACCTCGTAACTTTATACGGAAGTGGAAAAAAGGTAATAAGGGGTTTAGATTGCTATTATATAATCACAAACTTTATTAGTGGCGATAATCTCCAAGCACTATTGGAATCGGGAAAAAAGTTATCTGAACAGGAAACTATAAGATTGATTCATTGTATTTCTCTAGCGATTGAGGCATTATGGGCGGTAGATGTGGTTCATTGTGATATTAAACCTGAAAATATTATTCTCGATACTAATGGAGACTTTATATTGATTGATCTCGGGCTTGCAAAACATCTTGATGCCGATGCTGAATCACTAACTGAATACGGAATTATTTTTGGGACAAAAGGGTATCTTGCTCCGGAACAGTTTCTTGGGAGAAAGAATCTTACTCTTCGGGCTGATCTGTACGCACTTGGGATTGTTGCATATCAATGCTTGGCTGGGTATCATCCCTATAATTTCAGGCAGGATATTATGTTGAATACCCCTATACCGAAGTTTCCGCAAGAAGTAAATATTATTAATACTCTTGAAAAGGTTATTTATAAATTAACAGAACTTCGTGCTTTTAAGCGACCAAAAGGTTGGACGGAAATATTTGATATTTTAGGAGTTGAGTGA
- a CDS encoding CD1375 family protein produces the protein MTAVQKRLVNAYATLVMGKRMTIEDVPNTEWELLNGTNTTLRTEVEMEVATREIAILG, from the coding sequence ATGACAGCAGTTCAAAAAAGACTCGTAAACGCCTATGCGACGTTAGTAATGGGTAAGAGAATGACCATCGAAGACGTACCCAATACCGAATGGGAACTTTTAAACGGAACAAACACAACATTGAGAACCGAGGTAGAGATGGAAGTAGCTACGAGGGAGATAGCCATACTGGGCTAA
- a CDS encoding DNA adenine methylase, translating to MNSPIKWMGGKYRLRKTIVKMIPEHICYCEPFGGAGWVLFEKPPSEVEVYNDINSELVNFFRVVKEKPEQFIQAFDYLLISREIFQKYKALSLAGTSDVNRAVRFYYLLHFSFGALMKDFMITPLKKPPMVLERVRDNITSVRDRLVNTIIENRDVEKIISSYDRSSTFFYCDPPYYGLADYKSQGSKPFTKEDHIRLKECLAKIQGKFLLSINDHPEIRELYTGFNINPIEVRYSVCRTDKSSKAGELLISNYEVGVEK from the coding sequence ATGAACAGTCCAATCAAATGGATGGGTGGCAAATATAGATTAAGAAAGACCATCGTAAAAATGATCCCGGAGCATATATGCTATTGTGAACCGTTTGGTGGAGCTGGCTGGGTACTCTTTGAAAAGCCTCCTTCCGAAGTGGAGGTCTATAACGACATAAATTCTGAACTGGTCAACTTCTTCCGAGTCGTAAAAGAAAAGCCCGAACAATTCATTCAGGCCTTTGATTATTTGCTTATTTCAAGAGAGATCTTCCAGAAATACAAAGCATTAAGCCTCGCCGGTACATCCGATGTAAATAGGGCAGTCAGATTCTATTACCTACTTCATTTCAGCTTTGGAGCATTGATGAAGGACTTCATGATTACTCCTTTGAAAAAGCCGCCAATGGTTCTTGAGCGGGTAAGGGATAACATTACATCCGTGAGGGACAGACTGGTAAATACAATCATCGAAAATAGAGATGTCGAAAAAATTATTTCCAGTTATGATCGAAGCTCAACGTTTTTCTATTGCGATCCGCCTTATTACGGCCTAGCTGACTACAAAAGCCAAGGGAGCAAACCATTCACGAAAGAAGATCATATCAGGCTTAAGGAATGCCTTGCAAAAATTCAAGGAAAGTTCTTGCTGAGTATTAATGACCATCCGGAGATCCGAGAGCTGTATACCGGGTTTAACATTAACCCGATTGAAGTAAGATATTCGGTCTGCAGAACTGACAAAAGTAGTAAGGCCGGGGAGTTACTCATTAGCAATTACGAAGTGGGGGTAGAAAAGTGA
- a CDS encoding PCI domain-containing protein — MFELEKEMTPVVTNNLGIFSQRIANHENLALTYELPVKYRLIDMAIAYALPDGYFNNVESYSPLKYINNILMEILSIFYLYPQVTIKRLQKELFMNPDELEKLLYKLIKHKLIKQVSRMSYQINDLVKIDSLGMISIELKLCNWREALGQAEYNLMFSDYSYVALDKARIPNNGVDLIPFFNSRNIGLLSVSDDGNIELLFNPKKNRKIDKRLYTMQRLKILQSIISSQKWYLYSKIGEPK; from the coding sequence ATGTTCGAATTAGAAAAGGAGATGACACCAGTAGTAACAAATAATCTAGGGATCTTTTCTCAAAGAATTGCAAATCACGAGAATCTAGCTTTAACCTATGAATTACCAGTGAAATATCGTCTTATTGATATGGCAATTGCCTACGCTCTTCCCGATGGGTATTTCAATAATGTAGAATCATATAGCCCATTAAAATATATCAACAATATCCTTATGGAAATACTATCTATATTTTACTTGTACCCTCAAGTTACAATAAAACGTCTCCAGAAAGAGCTCTTCATGAACCCGGATGAATTAGAAAAACTTTTATATAAGCTTATTAAGCATAAATTAATCAAACAAGTATCACGAATGTCATATCAAATTAATGATTTGGTTAAAATAGACAGTCTTGGTATGATATCTATAGAACTTAAGTTGTGTAATTGGAGAGAAGCTTTAGGACAAGCAGAATATAACCTTATGTTCTCTGATTACTCATATGTTGCCCTCGACAAAGCTAGAATTCCTAATAATGGAGTAGATTTGATTCCATTTTTTAATAGTAGAAATATTGGCTTATTATCCGTTTCAGATGATGGTAATATTGAACTACTTTTTAATCCTAAGAAAAACCGGAAAATTGATAAACGTTTATACACAATGCAACGTTTGAAAATACTGCAAAGTATTATCTCAAGTCAAAAATGGTACTTGTATTCGAAAATAGGAGAACCTAAGTAA